The genomic stretch ACATCATTCCGCCCGAAACTTCAATACGCTGACCGTTAATCCATTTTGCATCTTCTGTGCAAAGGAATGCAACTACGCCGCCGATATCATCCGGCAAACCTACACGTCCCAAAGCTGTAATACTTGCAACGTGGTCATTGATTTCTTTGTTGTCGCGAACATGACCGCCGCCGAAATCTGTTTCAATCGCGCCCGGCGCAACTACATTTGCACGGATTTTTCGAGAACCTAATTCTTTCGCCAAATATCTCGTAAGTGTTTCAACCGCTGATTTCATGGACGCATAAACAGACGAACCTGCAAAGCTGAAACGTGCCAATCCTGATGAAATATTGACAATTCCGCCGCCTTCGTTGATGTATGGCAAAGCTTTCTGCGTGAGGAAAAACACGCCTTTGTAATGAATATTGAATGCTTCATCCACCTGCGCTTCCGTAGTATCGTTGACAAGCGCATACAACGCTGTGCCTGCATTGTTGATTAAGAAATCAAAATTCGGACTGCCTGTTTTTTCTTTTAAATGGTCGGTTACATCTTTCAAAAAAGCATCGAAAGATTTTACATTGCCGGCGTCTAATTGAAACGCGATTGCTTTTTGCCCGAGCGATTGAATGGTTGCCACCACTTTGTCCGCTTCGGTTTTGTTGCTGTTGTAAGTCAATACAACGTCAATGCCTTTTTTGGCAAGATTGATTGCCATATCTCTTCCCAATCCACGGCTTCCGCCCGTAACTAATGCGATTTTTTGTGTACTCATATTCTGAAATTTTTATACTGCAAAGTTGAGATGAATTTGCGGTTTGTTATTTGCAAGCATCAATCCATTATTTGCAAAATTCAAATAATTTATTTCCCGCAGAATACGCAGACTTTCTCGCTGGTTTTCGCAGACTTATAATCCATTCACTTTTCTGAAAATGCTTTTTGAAATATCATCTGTATTAAAATTTACAAGCAACCCGAGTTTAAATCCCGATAATTTCAGATAAGTGATTAATTGTTTATGATACACATCGAGCAAGACTTCAACTGATTTCAGTTCTACAATAACTTTATTTTCAACAAGCAAGTCTAAACGATAACCAATATCTACATTTATCGTTTCATAAATCATCGGCGACGGCACTTGTGAAAGAACATTTAAGCCTTCGTTTATCAATTCATATTTCAATGCAGCTTCGTAAGTCGATTCTAACAAGCCTGCGCCTAAATTGTGATATACTTTAAAGATACAACCTCTGATTTTGTATGAAATTTCATTTTCTGTCATAAGGGTATTTTATGGCTAAGTTAATAGACTTTGCAGAAGTTTGCTGAAATCAATCTGCGAAAATCAGCGAAAAAAGTCTGCGTATTCTGCGGGAAAACTATCTAAAACCCAACGGCGAAACGCCTGCCTGTCTTTTAAAGAAATTGGAAAAATGTGCCACTTCATCAAAGCCCAATGAATACGCTATTTCCGAAACATTCCAATCGGTTTGTTTCAATAAAATTTTAGCTTCCTGCGCAATGCGACCGTTGATAAAATCTGTCGTGGTTTTGCCCGTGTTTTCTTTCAAAACTTTATTGAGATGATTGACATGAATCGCCAGTCTGTCGGCATAATCTTTTGCAGTTCTTAATTCCAATTGTTGCTGCGGCGAAGTGATAGGAAATTGCCGTTCCAACAACTCAACAAACAAACCTGCGATGCGCACGGAAGCATTATGCGAAACGTCGGTTGTTTCGAGCGGTTGCAATTTTTGTCCGTAATGAATCAGCTCCAAAACATAGTTGCGCAGCAAATCATATTTGTATGCATAATCCGATTGCAATTCATTGTACATCTTTTCGTACAAGGCTTTCAGTTCTTTTACCTGCACGCTGCTCAATTGAAAAACAGGATAACCACCGGGTTTGAAAATCGGTAATTCATCCAGCAAAATTCCGCTCTTTGACTGTGTCAAAAACTCATGCGTGAAAATGCAGAAATAACCGGATTGTTTTTCGTCCTGCGGAATATAATTATACGGCACTTTGGGCGATGCAAATAATAATGCGTGCTTTT from Arachidicoccus sp. BS20 encodes the following:
- a CDS encoding SDR family NAD(P)-dependent oxidoreductase, with the protein product MSTQKIALVTGGSRGLGRDMAINLAKKGIDVVLTYNSNKTEADKVVATIQSLGQKAIAFQLDAGNVKSFDAFLKDVTDHLKEKTGSPNFDFLINNAGTALYALVNDTTEAQVDEAFNIHYKGVFFLTQKALPYINEGGGIVNISSGLARFSFAGSSVYASMKSAVETLTRYLAKELGSRKIRANVVAPGAIETDFGGGHVRDNKEINDHVASITALGRVGLPDDIGGVVAFLCTEDAKWINGQRIEVSGGMML
- a CDS encoding GxxExxY protein is translated as MTENEISYKIRGCIFKVYHNLGAGLLESTYEAALKYELINEGLNVLSQVPSPMIYETINVDIGYRLDLLVENKVIVELKSVEVLLDVYHKQLITYLKLSGFKLGLLVNFNTDDISKSIFRKVNGL
- a CDS encoding helix-turn-helix domain-containing protein codes for the protein MTEIATLRSFYKEMGFVKDNELNSILPNNKDLGHFNVFSISNMMKKVKETKTMPYNRRAYYKISFINGHNIAEYADKTIEIKKHALLFASPKVPYNYIPQDEKQSGYFCIFTHEFLTQSKSGILLDELPIFKPGGYPVFQLSSVQVKELKALYEKMYNELQSDYAYKYDLLRNYVLELIHYGQKLQPLETTDVSHNASVRIAGLFVELLERQFPITSPQQQLELRTAKDYADRLAIHVNHLNKVLKENTGKTTTDFINGRIAQEAKILLKQTDWNVSEIAYSLGFDEVAHFSNFFKRQAGVSPLGFR